A stretch of the Sulfurimonas sp. HSL3-1 genome encodes the following:
- a CDS encoding nickel-dependent hydrogenase large subunit, with protein sequence MKKTVQIPLGSQHISLLEPIRFQFECENETIVGVDADVGFVHRGVEQACTTKFDFKQVGFVVARVCGLCAITHSLSYTLAAEKLLDFTPNDRIRYLRMLMVELDRIHSHMLCLAHTAENAGFEALFMQIMGDRELVMDIQEAISGNRIQFDFIAIGGVTRDLTPEMVALLHKNLDLLFHKIFDLIELFESNWSLSLKYKGIGALSLEEAQIYNALGPLARAAGLATDVRVETDDFPYEALGYEMMLETGGDIHARNRVRLREIMNSIAMCRNIVDNLPAGEIMEKAKGKPKGEAIVRVEAPRGELFYLVRGGGQNMLERVRIKTPTFSGIPAMMEVFKGSRYADAPAILASFDPCMSCTAK encoded by the coding sequence ATGAAGAAAACCGTCCAGATCCCGCTGGGGTCGCAGCACATCTCCCTGCTCGAGCCCATCCGTTTCCAGTTCGAGTGCGAGAACGAGACCATCGTCGGCGTCGACGCCGACGTGGGGTTCGTGCACCGCGGCGTCGAGCAGGCCTGCACCACCAAGTTCGACTTCAAACAGGTCGGCTTCGTCGTGGCGCGCGTCTGCGGGCTTTGCGCCATCACCCACTCTCTCTCCTACACCCTCGCCGCGGAGAAGCTGCTGGACTTTACTCCGAACGACCGCATCAGGTACCTGCGGATGCTGATGGTCGAACTCGACCGCATCCATTCGCATATGCTCTGCCTTGCGCACACGGCGGAAAACGCCGGCTTCGAGGCGCTCTTTATGCAGATCATGGGCGACCGGGAGCTCGTGATGGATATCCAGGAAGCCATCAGCGGCAACCGCATCCAGTTCGACTTTATCGCCATCGGCGGCGTCACCCGTGACCTTACCCCCGAGATGGTCGCGCTGCTGCACAAAAACCTCGACCTCCTCTTCCACAAAATCTTCGACCTCATCGAGCTCTTCGAATCCAACTGGTCCCTCTCGCTCAAGTACAAAGGCATCGGGGCGCTCTCGCTGGAGGAGGCGCAGATCTACAACGCCCTGGGCCCCCTCGCCCGTGCCGCCGGGCTGGCCACCGACGTGCGGGTGGAGACGGATGACTTCCCCTACGAGGCACTGGGGTACGAGATGATGCTTGAAACGGGCGGCGACATCCATGCCCGCAACCGGGTGCGGCTGCGCGAGATCATGAACTCCATCGCGATGTGCCGCAACATTGTCGACAACCTCCCCGCCGGGGAGATCATGGAGAAGGCCAAGGGCAAACCGAAGGGCGAGGCGATTGTACGCGTCGAAGCGCCCCGGGGCGAGCTCTTCTACCTCGTGCGCGGCGGCGGGCAGAACATGCTGGAGCGTGTCCGGATCAAGACCCCGACCTTCTCGGGCATCCCTGCCATGATGGAGGTGTTCAAGGGTAGCCGCTACGCCGACGCCCCGGCGATCCTCGCCTCCTTTGATCCCTGCATGTCGTGTACGGCGAAGTGA
- a CDS encoding 4Fe-4S dicluster domain-containing protein, translated as MFRSMFNAFANLFRPVRTHPYPAEPMPLPTAWRGLIEYNEEACIFCDKCEKACPPKSIRFFQHEDGRKEYRYNAWLCIYCGECVRACPKPEEALWQSETKARPAVKADNVNGGWFDWEAECAQSRDDYAAAKKAARAAKKNEGA; from the coding sequence ATGTTCAGATCGATGTTCAACGCCTTTGCGAACCTCTTCAGACCCGTACGCACCCACCCTTATCCCGCCGAACCGATGCCCCTGCCCACGGCCTGGCGGGGGCTGATAGAGTATAATGAGGAAGCATGCATTTTCTGCGACAAATGCGAGAAAGCGTGCCCGCCCAAATCGATCCGGTTTTTCCAGCATGAAGACGGGCGCAAGGAGTACCGCTACAACGCCTGGCTCTGCATCTACTGCGGCGAGTGCGTGCGGGCCTGTCCCAAACCGGAAGAGGCACTGTGGCAGAGCGAAACGAAGGCTCGTCCCGCCGTCAAAGCGGACAACGTGAACGGCGGCTGGTTCGACTGGGAAGCGGAGTGCGCCCAAAGCCGCGACGATTATGCCGCGGCCAAAAAAGCGGCGAGGGCCGCCAAGAAAAACGAAGGAGCCTGA
- a CDS encoding hydrogenase small subunit, translated as MRIVIVGGGIAAAYIANAIKEQSPSHEVLIVTKEAHPPYDRIHLCALVSGSTDIDEIALPLPADVQVELNAEVTSLDTGAKRIFTASASYAYDKLILATGSEPRRLFDTAGLTNVATFRSADDSDCIAQRIVGKNVVMMGVGPIGLELLDTLSTLEGPEHIYLVSRGNHLYDKALTPSAVALMKRIYEGADPRVHILFEEEITDKVIEGDTITKIVMKEHTIDNPFVIFGVGISPAAAFAKSALETDKGILVDEHMRTSDPDVYAVGEVAQLHNGYIAGRVKECTLQADAAVAAILGVEDEGFRDFVTIDGLKVGSFLLADVTSTAYEPKDEANEDIVIASKAEGRIDQYIVNDDRLVRFIGINTNIDVLALKTMMEEAKPVDPAFFYDNRLVSERGRLICSCASGYEQDLVALIKENCIESFADLKPLSEAGRVCGRCKQDVVKLIADTPVDPEEAARLKAEREAAAQAEEMAKVQRRIDKFNKLHPANRIDSENLDEALKAFDMSSEFNRWVSMITANMRLHPSYEPLVGQSIEQLNKIPIIWLELADCSGNSEGFIKSAHPKVDDLILKYISLDYHELLMAGSGDQSELSLDGVLKNDKGRYILMVEGAIPLGLEGKFLRIGPKGETGLELLKRTAKDAAAVFSIGSCAFDGGVVAAAPNPTGAVGVAEALGRDDIINLPGCPVNPINIVGTLLHYIMFDELPKLDEKNRPEWAYGFRVHDNCERRGHYDLDEFVLEWGDEGAKKGWCLFKMGCKGPYADLNCSLVKFNEGTSWPVQVGHGCFACGQGKIAFDKYANNRPLPEGEEEEIHGH; from the coding sequence ATGCGTATCGTTATCGTCGGCGGCGGGATCGCGGCCGCGTATATCGCCAATGCGATTAAAGAGCAGTCGCCCTCCCACGAAGTGCTTATCGTCACCAAGGAGGCCCATCCTCCCTATGACCGTATCCACCTCTGCGCGCTTGTCAGCGGCAGCACCGATATCGACGAGATCGCCCTGCCCCTGCCTGCCGATGTGCAGGTGGAGCTGAACGCCGAGGTCACCAGCCTCGACACCGGGGCCAAACGCATCTTTACCGCTTCCGCTTCTTATGCCTACGACAAGCTCATCCTCGCCACCGGTTCCGAGCCGCGCCGCCTCTTCGACACGGCAGGCCTCACCAACGTTGCCACCTTCCGCAGCGCCGACGACAGTGACTGCATCGCACAGCGGATCGTTGGCAAAAACGTCGTCATGATGGGCGTAGGCCCCATCGGGCTGGAGCTGCTCGATACGCTGAGCACCTTGGAGGGACCGGAGCATATCTATCTCGTCTCGCGGGGGAACCATCTTTACGACAAAGCCCTCACCCCCTCCGCCGTGGCGCTGATGAAACGCATCTACGAAGGCGCCGATCCCCGGGTCCATATCCTCTTTGAGGAGGAGATTACGGACAAGGTGATCGAAGGCGATACGATTACGAAAATCGTCATGAAAGAACACACCATCGACAACCCCTTTGTCATCTTCGGTGTCGGCATCTCCCCCGCCGCCGCCTTCGCCAAAAGCGCCCTGGAGACGGACAAGGGGATCCTGGTCGACGAGCATATGCGCACCTCCGATCCCGACGTCTACGCCGTCGGCGAAGTGGCCCAGCTTCACAACGGCTATATCGCCGGACGGGTCAAGGAGTGTACGCTCCAGGCCGACGCCGCCGTCGCCGCCATCCTCGGGGTCGAAGACGAAGGGTTCCGGGACTTTGTCACCATCGACGGCCTCAAAGTCGGCTCCTTCCTGCTCGCCGACGTCACCTCGACCGCCTATGAGCCCAAGGACGAAGCGAACGAGGACATTGTCATCGCCTCGAAGGCGGAGGGACGTATCGACCAGTACATCGTCAACGACGACCGCCTCGTGCGTTTTATCGGGATCAATACCAACATCGACGTCCTGGCCCTCAAAACGATGATGGAGGAGGCCAAACCGGTCGACCCGGCTTTCTTCTACGACAACCGGCTGGTGAGCGAACGCGGACGCCTGATCTGCAGCTGCGCCAGCGGCTACGAACAGGACCTCGTCGCGCTGATCAAGGAGAACTGCATCGAGAGCTTCGCCGACCTCAAACCGCTGAGCGAAGCGGGGCGGGTCTGCGGCCGCTGCAAGCAGGACGTCGTTAAGCTCATCGCCGACACCCCGGTCGACCCCGAAGAGGCGGCCCGCCTCAAGGCCGAGCGCGAAGCGGCGGCCCAAGCCGAGGAGATGGCGAAGGTGCAGCGGCGCATCGACAAGTTCAACAAGCTGCACCCCGCCAACCGCATCGACAGCGAGAACCTCGACGAAGCGCTCAAAGCCTTCGACATGAGCAGCGAGTTCAACCGCTGGGTCTCCATGATCACCGCCAATATGCGGCTGCACCCCTCCTACGAACCCCTGGTGGGCCAAAGCATAGAACAACTCAACAAAATCCCCATCATCTGGCTCGAACTCGCCGACTGCAGCGGCAACTCCGAAGGGTTCATCAAGTCCGCCCACCCCAAGGTGGATGACCTCATCCTCAAATACATCTCCCTTGATTACCACGAACTGCTGATGGCGGGTTCGGGGGACCAGTCGGAGCTCTCCCTCGACGGGGTGCTCAAAAACGACAAGGGACGTTACATCCTGATGGTCGAGGGAGCCATTCCCCTCGGCCTGGAAGGAAAGTTCCTGCGCATCGGCCCCAAGGGCGAAACGGGGCTGGAGCTACTGAAGCGCACGGCGAAAGACGCCGCGGCGGTCTTCTCCATCGGCTCCTGCGCCTTCGACGGGGGTGTCGTCGCCGCCGCGCCCAATCCCACCGGCGCCGTCGGCGTGGCGGAGGCGCTGGGGCGGGACGACATCATCAACCTGCCCGGCTGCCCGGTCAACCCCATCAACATCGTCGGGACCCTCCTGCACTACATCATGTTCGACGAACTCCCCAAACTCGACGAAAAAAACCGCCCCGAATGGGCCTACGGTTTCCGGGTCCACGACAACTGCGAGCGGCGCGGCCACTACGACCTGGACGAATTCGTCCTCGAATGGGGCGACGAAGGGGCGAAGAAAGGGTGGTGCCTCTTCAAGATGGGCTGCAAAGGGCCCTATGCCGATCTAAACTGTTCGCTGGTAAAATTCAACGAAGGCACGAGCTGGCCGGTCCAGGTCGGCCACGGCTGTTTCGCCTGCGGCCAGGGCAAGATCGCCTTTGACAAGTACGCCAACAACCGGCCCCTGCCGGAAGGGGAAGAGGAAGAGATTCATGGCCACTAA
- a CDS encoding nickel-dependent hydrogenase large subunit — translation MATKKIVIDPITRIEGHLRIEVEIDENNTVKEAWASGQLFRGIETILKGRDPRDAGLIAQRICGVCTNVHYRASISAVEDAYGIALPPNAESIRNLVTLALFVQDHIVHYYHLHSLDYVDVVSAISAEPDRAAEVAQTYHNYPYRTSTGHMSAVKEKLTSFVNAGRLGLFANGYWGHNAYRFTPEQNLIHMNHYLEALRVQRDLSRAVAIFAGKTPHPQNLVVGGVTSVADMLNPQRLNDFMFIIKDARDFIERAYLPDIKMALEAYRDDIKAGTGRGSGNFMAVGGYQFGQEQQLFEGGTVFGHDFGSVEPFDEQYITEEASRSWYADDAPVAPYDGKTEPFYTNLNKDGTLKTEGKYSWVKAPRYKGKPMEVGPLARMIIGYLKESPVIKPYMEQFMKETALELMDFSTTLGRNAARAVEARVCCDYLFDFCSDLIENIKYYDEETWTKYDFAALPKAAQGRGIFEVPRGVLGHFIRIDDAKIANYQAVVPTTWNASPKDEGGVRGPYEESLVGITLADPSAPLEVLRVVHSFDPCLACAVHVINTKGRELSHYKIAAACVL, via the coding sequence ATGGCCACTAAAAAAATTGTTATAGACCCCATTACCCGCATCGAGGGGCACCTGCGCATCGAAGTCGAAATCGATGAAAACAACACCGTCAAAGAGGCGTGGGCCTCCGGCCAGCTTTTCCGCGGCATCGAAACCATCCTCAAAGGGCGCGACCCCCGGGACGCCGGCCTCATTGCCCAGCGCATCTGCGGGGTCTGTACCAACGTGCACTACCGCGCCTCCATCAGTGCCGTCGAAGACGCCTACGGCATCGCCCTGCCCCCCAATGCCGAGAGTATCCGCAACCTCGTCACCCTCGCGCTCTTTGTCCAGGACCACATCGTCCACTACTACCACCTGCACTCCCTCGACTACGTCGACGTCGTCAGCGCCATCTCCGCCGAGCCCGACAGGGCCGCAGAAGTGGCACAGACCTATCATAACTACCCCTACCGTACGTCGACGGGGCATATGAGTGCCGTCAAGGAGAAGCTGACCTCCTTCGTCAACGCGGGACGCCTTGGGCTCTTCGCCAACGGTTACTGGGGGCACAACGCCTACCGCTTCACCCCCGAGCAGAACCTTATCCACATGAACCACTACCTCGAGGCCCTGCGGGTCCAGCGCGACCTCAGCCGGGCGGTGGCGATCTTCGCCGGCAAGACGCCCCATCCGCAGAACCTTGTCGTCGGCGGCGTCACCAGCGTCGCGGACATGCTCAATCCGCAGCGTCTCAACGACTTCATGTTCATCATCAAAGACGCCCGCGACTTCATCGAGCGCGCCTACCTCCCCGATATCAAAATGGCGCTCGAGGCCTACAGGGACGATATCAAAGCCGGCACGGGGCGCGGCAGCGGCAACTTCATGGCCGTGGGCGGCTACCAGTTCGGACAGGAGCAGCAGCTCTTCGAGGGGGGAACCGTTTTCGGGCATGACTTCGGCAGCGTCGAACCCTTCGACGAACAGTACATCACCGAAGAGGCGTCACGCTCCTGGTACGCCGATGACGCCCCGGTTGCGCCCTACGACGGCAAGACGGAACCCTTCTATACGAACCTCAACAAAGACGGCACGCTGAAGACGGAGGGCAAATACAGCTGGGTCAAGGCGCCGCGCTACAAAGGCAAGCCCATGGAGGTGGGGCCACTCGCCAGGATGATCATCGGCTACCTCAAGGAGTCCCCGGTCATCAAGCCCTACATGGAGCAGTTCATGAAGGAGACGGCCCTCGAACTGATGGACTTTTCGACGACGCTGGGGCGTAACGCCGCCCGCGCCGTGGAGGCGCGGGTCTGCTGCGACTACCTCTTCGATTTCTGCAGCGACCTGATCGAGAACATCAAGTACTACGACGAGGAGACCTGGACGAAGTACGACTTTGCCGCCCTGCCCAAAGCGGCGCAGGGGCGCGGCATCTTCGAGGTACCCAGAGGGGTACTCGGCCACTTCATCCGCATCGACGACGCCAAGATCGCCAACTACCAGGCGGTGGTGCCGACGACCTGGAATGCATCGCCCAAGGATGAAGGCGGTGTCCGCGGCCCCTACGAAGAGTCGCTGGTCGGCATCACTCTCGCTGACCCTTCTGCGCCGCTGGAAGTACTGCGGGTCGTGCACAGTTTCGACCCCTGTCTCGCCTGCGCCGTCCACGTCATTAACACCAAGGGCAGAGAGCTCTCGCACTACAAGATCGCCGCGGCGTGCGTACTTTAA
- the pyrF gene encoding orotidine-5'-phosphate decarboxylase: MELCVALDLPSMEENLALVEKIKAYPVWLKVGLRAYIRDGEPFLKALKAINPDAKIFLDLKLYDIPNTMADAAESIMGLGVDMFNVHASAGKRAMQTVMERLSAYEKRPLVLAVTALTSFSEEEFGDVYNSGIAATADKFAQDAHEAGLDGVVCSVFESASIKRMTSSDFVTLTPGIRPFGEDAGDQQRVATIEAAEAEKVDFIVVGRPIYQAEDPAAVVAKILERL; encoded by the coding sequence ATGGAACTTTGCGTCGCGCTCGATCTGCCGAGCATGGAAGAAAACCTGGCACTGGTGGAAAAGATCAAGGCCTACCCGGTCTGGCTCAAAGTCGGGCTGCGCGCCTACATCCGCGACGGCGAACCTTTTCTCAAAGCGCTCAAAGCGATCAACCCGGACGCGAAGATCTTCCTTGACCTCAAGCTCTACGACATCCCCAACACCATGGCCGACGCGGCGGAGTCCATCATGGGCCTGGGCGTCGACATGTTCAACGTTCACGCCAGCGCGGGCAAACGCGCCATGCAAACGGTCATGGAACGCCTCTCGGCGTATGAGAAACGCCCCCTCGTTCTGGCCGTCACGGCGCTGACCTCCTTCAGCGAGGAGGAGTTCGGCGACGTCTACAACAGCGGCATCGCCGCGACGGCGGACAAGTTTGCTCAGGACGCACACGAAGCGGGCCTGGACGGCGTCGTCTGCAGCGTCTTTGAAAGCGCATCCATCAAACGTATGACCAGTAGCGACTTCGTGACTCTGACCCCGGGCATCCGTCCCTTCGGCGAGGACGCCGGCGACCAGCAGCGCGTCGCCACGATCGAAGCGGCCGAGGCGGAAAAAGTCGACTTCATCGTCGTCGGCCGTCCCATCTACCAGGCCGAAGATCCCGCCGCCGTCGTCGCAAAGATCCTCGAACGCCTTTAA